GGTGGCTATCCACAAGATGGCAAGTTGAAGGCGAAATCCTGTGGATGTGAGTCTTAGGTATTTTCCAATGCTGTTTTGGCAAGGGAGAGCGGGTATGGTGTTGTACCCAGTAAAGGTTGCAGCAATCAGCTTTTACTAAAGATTTTAGTAAAAGATAACTGACCCTCTCAAAATTCACATCAGTATGGATATAAAACAAATCGCCAAAGATACTGCGAAGGTGCTGACTAGCTACCTGACTTATCAAGCGATGCGAACTGTTTTTGCTCAGCTCAGTGAAACGAATCCTCCCTTAGCGCTCTGGTTGCAAAGCTTTTCCTCCACGGGCAAAATCCAAGATGGCGAAGCCTACCTGCGAGAATTACTTCAGGAAAAGCCAGAATTAGCGTTTCGACTGATGACAGTGCGAGAACATCTGGCCCAGGAAGTGTCAGAGTTTTTACCTGAGATGGTTTGCACTGGCATCAGTCAAGCAAATATGGAACACCGCCGACGGCATTTGGAGCGCATGACGCAACTAAGCGTACCTGACACCGCCCCCCAGCCAGAAATGGAAACCTCTTCAGAGCCTAATTTGGATAATTTATCCAGTTAATGGCTAATCGCTTCATCGCAATTAGCCAAGAATTGCAGCTACACCAGAAAGACACTAAGGAAGACATGAAAACCCTACCCAAAGAGCGGCGTTACGAGACCCTTTCCTATCTGCCGCCACTCAGCGACGCGCAGATCGCCAAACAAATTCAGTACATCCTCGATC
Above is a genomic segment from Microcoleus sp. FACHB-68 containing:
- a CDS encoding chaperonin family protein RbcX — translated: MDIKQIAKDTAKVLTSYLTYQAMRTVFAQLSETNPPLALWLQSFSSTGKIQDGEAYLRELLQEKPELAFRLMTVREHLAQEVSEFLPEMVCTGISQANMEHRRRHLERMTQLSVPDTAPQPEMETSSEPNLDNLSS